The proteins below come from a single Natrinema sp. SYSU A 869 genomic window:
- the metX gene encoding homoserine O-acetyltransferase, which translates to MTTKSTAELGEFQFESGESIPNLEVAYETYGDFTGDNAVLVCHALTGSAHVARRPDAGGETAGQARAWWGDVVGPGKAIDTTEYYVICANTPGSCYGTTGPASENPETGEPYGTDFPPVTVGDWTRAQRELLDELGVGRLHAVVGGSVGGMNVLDWLRRFPDDVERAGAVATAARLDAQCLALDTVAKRAITSDPDWNDGHYYGGPGPEAGLARARQIGHIMYLSKASMGRKFGRRSAGREAVREEPTDPAAAFFPYREVESYLDYQADKFTDRFDANSYLYMTRSMDDFDLSAGYESDADALAAFEGELLLLSFTGDWHFTVEQAEALAEACREANVDVAHHVVESDHGHDAFLVEPEKVGPPLSELLEEGLAGRAITDTAPEPDESSEFAPVHTSLFSE; encoded by the coding sequence GTGACGACGAAGAGCACGGCCGAGCTGGGCGAGTTCCAGTTCGAGTCCGGCGAATCGATTCCGAACCTCGAGGTGGCCTACGAGACCTACGGCGACTTCACCGGCGATAACGCGGTCCTCGTCTGTCACGCGCTGACCGGCAGTGCCCATGTCGCCCGTCGTCCGGACGCCGGCGGCGAGACAGCAGGTCAGGCTCGCGCCTGGTGGGGCGATGTCGTCGGCCCCGGAAAAGCGATAGACACGACGGAGTACTACGTCATCTGTGCGAACACGCCGGGCTCGTGTTACGGGACGACCGGCCCCGCGAGCGAGAACCCCGAGACGGGCGAGCCCTACGGCACCGACTTCCCGCCGGTCACGGTCGGCGACTGGACCCGCGCCCAGCGCGAACTGCTAGACGAACTCGGCGTCGGCCGGCTCCACGCCGTCGTCGGCGGCAGCGTCGGCGGAATGAACGTCTTAGACTGGCTGCGACGCTTCCCCGATGACGTCGAGCGCGCCGGTGCGGTCGCGACTGCCGCCCGACTCGATGCGCAGTGTCTCGCACTCGATACCGTCGCTAAGCGAGCGATCACGTCCGATCCTGACTGGAACGACGGCCATTACTACGGCGGCCCCGGACCCGAAGCGGGGCTCGCTCGAGCGCGCCAGATCGGCCACATCATGTACCTCTCGAAGGCCTCGATGGGCCGCAAGTTCGGCCGGCGGTCGGCGGGCCGGGAGGCGGTCCGCGAGGAACCGACGGACCCCGCGGCTGCCTTCTTCCCCTACCGGGAGGTCGAGTCCTATCTGGACTATCAGGCCGACAAGTTCACCGACCGGTTCGACGCCAACAGCTATCTCTACATGACCCGCTCGATGGACGACTTCGACCTGTCGGCGGGCTACGAGTCCGACGCCGACGCGCTCGCGGCCTTCGAGGGTGAACTCCTCCTCCTCTCGTTTACCGGCGACTGGCACTTTACCGTCGAACAGGCGGAGGCGCTGGCCGAGGCCTGTCGCGAGGCCAACGTCGACGTCGCCCACCACGTCGTCGAGTCTGACCACGGCCACGACGCCTTCCTCGTCGAACCCGAAAAGGTCGGGCCGCCGCTGTCGGAGTTGCTCGAGGAGGGACTCGCCGGTCGGGCGATCACAGACACGGCTCCAGAACCTGACGAGTCCAGTGAGTTCGCCCCGGTCCACACAAGTCTCTTTTCTGAGTGA